A stretch of Prunus dulcis chromosome 6, ALMONDv2, whole genome shotgun sequence DNA encodes these proteins:
- the LOC117630581 gene encoding GDSL esterase/lipase At1g09390-like, protein MVYVQGLSWADQSVGLIITLSGVVLLIVLSSSVDGQLCPTSPVQIFNFGDSNSDTGGLIAGLGFSVNPPNGRTFFGKSTGRLSDGRLVIDLLCQSLNMSLLSPYLDSLAGSIFSNGANFAVASSSTIPKRFPFSLSIQVMQFIHFKATAGSKHLISDEGFRKALYMIDIGQNDLSDSFTKDLSYVQVTERIPSVIEEIKSAVKALYDQGGRNFWIHNTGPLGCLPQKLSLVEKKDLDPYGCLSSYNAAARSFNEALLHLCNAMRSELKDAVIVYVDIYAIKYDIIANSTKYGFSTPLMACCGNGGPPYNFNVRGLCGQPGSHVCDEGSRFVSWDGIHYTEAANTIVASKILSTNYSTPRIPFDFFCCR, encoded by the exons ATGGTGTATGTGCAGGGGCTCAGTTGGGCTGATCAATCAGTGGGTCTGATAATAACACTCTCCGGAGTGGTGCTCTTGATCGTTCTCTCATCCTCAGTCGATGGCCAACTTTGTCCAACGAGTCCagtccaaattttcaacttcGGCGACTCCAACTCGGACACGGGTGGACTTATTGCCGGACTCGGCTTCTCTGTCAATCCCCCCAACGGCCGTACCTTCTTCGGCAAATCCACCGGTCGCCTGTCCGATGGACGCCTCGTCATCGACCTCCTCT GCCAGAGTCTGAATATGAGTCTATTGAGCCCGTACCTAGACTCTTTGGCAGGCTCCATCTTCTCAAATGGGGCAAACTTTGCCGTTGCATCGTCCTCTACCATCCCGAAGcgtttccctttttctttgagtATTCAAGTCATGCAGTTCATCCACTTCAAGGCTACTGCAG GTTCCAAACATTTGATAAGTGATGAAGGTTTCCGGAAAGCACTTTACATGATCGATATCGGACAAAATGACCTTTCTGATTCTTTCACTAAAGACCTTTCATACGTTCAAGTAACAGAGAGAATTCCTTCAGTTATTGAAGAAATCAAGAGTGCGGTTAAG GCTTTATACgatcaaggtggaaggaacTTTTGGATACACAACACCGGGCCGTTGGGTTGTCTCCCTCAAAAACTTTCATTAGTTGAGAAGAAGGATTTGGATCCATATGGATGTCTTTCGAGTTACAATGCGGCTGCAAGGTCGTTCAATGAAGCATTGCTCCATTTGTGCAACGCGATGAGATCTGAATTGAAGGATGCTGTGATAGTTTATGTGGATATATATGCCATCAAGTATGATATCATTGCCAACTCCACCAAATACG GTTTCTCTACGCCGCTAATGGCATGCTGTGGCAACGGAGGTCCTCCGTACAATTTCAATGTCAGGGGGCTCTGCGGTCAACCTGGCTCTCATGTTTGCGACGAAGGATCCCGATTTGTGAGCTGGGATGGAATTCATTACACCGAAGCCGCAAACACCATCGTGGCCTCAAAGATACTTTCCACGAATTATTCCACACCACGCATTccatttgatttcttttgttgCAGATAG
- the LOC117630582 gene encoding GDSL esterase/lipase At1g09390-like produces the protein MVYVQGLGWADQSVGLILTLSGAVLLIILSSSVDGQLCSTRPVHIFNFGDSNSDTGGLAAGLGFSVNPPNGRTFFRSSTGRLSDGRLIIDLLCQSLNVSLLSPYLDSLVGSNFSNGANFAVVGSSTIPKRVPFSLNIQVMQFIHFKAIAAAGSKHWINDEGFRKALYMIDIGQNDLSDSFTKDLSYVQVTERIPSVIEEIKSAVEALYDQGGRNFWIHNTGPLGCLPQKLSLVEKKDLDPYGCLSSYNAAARSFNEALLHLCNAMRSELKDAVIVYVDIYAIKYDLIANSTKYGFSTPLMACCGNGGPPYNFNVGGLCGQPGSHVCDEGTRFVSWDGIHYTEAANTIVASKILSTNYSTPRIPFDFFCGI, from the exons ATGGTGTATGTGCAGGGTCTGGGTTGGGCTGATCAGTCAGTGGGTCTGATATTAACACTCTCCGGAGCGGTGCTCTTGATCATTCTCTCATCCTCAGTCGATGGCCAACTTTGTTCAACGAGGCCCGTCCACATCTTCAACTTTGGCGACTCCAACTCGGACACGGGTGGACTCGCCGCCGGACTCGGCTTCTCTGTCAATCCCCCCAACGGCCGTACCTTCTTCCGCAGCTCCACCGGTCGCCTCTCTGATGGACGTCTCATCATCGACCTCCTCT GCCAGAGTCTGAATGTGAGTCTATTGAGCCCATACCTAGACTCTTTGGTAGGCTCCAACTTCTCAAATGGGGCAAACTTTGCCGTTGTCGGGTCCTCTACCATCCCGAAGCGTgtccctttttctttgaatatTCAAGTCATGCAGTTCATCCACTTCAAGGCTATTGCAGCTGCAG GTTCCAAACATTGGATAAATGATGAAGGTTTCCGGAAAGCACTTTACATGATCGATATCGGACAAAATGACCTTTCTGATTCTTTCACTAAAGACCTTTCATACGTTCAAGTAACAGAGAGAATTCCTTCAGTTATTGAAGAAATCAAGAGTGCGGTTGAG GCTTTATACgatcaaggtggaaggaacTTTTGGATACACAACACCGGGCCGTTGGGTTGTCTCCCTCAAAAACTTTCATTAGTTGAGAAGAAGGATTTGGATCCATATGGATGTCTTTCGAGTTACAATGCGGCTGCAAGATCGTTCAATGAAGCATTGCTCCATTTGTGCAACGCGATGAGATCTGAATTGAAGGATGCTGTGATAGTTTATGTGGATATATATGCCATCAAGTATGATCTCATTGCCAACTCCACCAAATACG GTTTCTCTACGCCGCTAATGGCATGCTGTGGCAACGGAGGTCCTCCGTACAATTTCAATGTCGGGGGGCTCTGCGGTCAACCTGGCTCTCATGTTTGCGACGAAGGAACCCGATTTGTGAGCTGGGATGGAATTCATTACACCGAAGCCGCAAACACCATCGTGGCCTCAAAGATACTTTCCACGAATTATTCCACACCACGCATTccatttgatttcttttgtgGCATCTAG
- the LOC117631184 gene encoding GDSL esterase/lipase At1g09390-like, whose amino-acid sequence MYKDMKGSGITKGEDEEEDAESLLENGRIQRKDKGVVGEGTFGCPPRPFNLALHHQQIPDKNAAAANHGKIAPDDEKKGLGWAQSVGLILTLSGGVLLIILSASVDGHLGPTRPVHIFNFGDSNSDTGGLVAGLGYFVNPPNGRTFFRRSTGRLSDGRLVIDLLCQSLNVSLLSPYLDSLAGSRFSNGANFAIVGSSTLPKRVPFSLNIQVMQFIHFKATAGSKHLINDDGFQKALYMIDIGQNDLADSFTKNLSYAQVTKRIPSVIAEIKSAVKALYDQGGRNFWIHNTGPLGCLPQKLSLVENKDLDPYGCLSSYNAAARLFNEALRHLCNGMRSELKDAVIVYVDIYAIKYDLIANSTKYGFSRPLMACCGNGGPPYNYNVGLTCGHPGSQVCDEGSLFVNWDGIHYTEAANTIVASKILSMNFSTPRIPFDFFCCS is encoded by the exons ATGTACAAAGATATGAAAGGTTCAGGCATAACAAAGGGAGAAGATGAGGAGGAAGACGCTGAATCTTTGCTTGAGAATGGAAGAATTCAGAGGAAAGATAAAGGAGTTGTTGGGGAGGGCACTTTTGGATGTCCTCCTCGTCCTTTTAATCTAGCATTGCATCATCAACAAATCCCAGACAAAAATGCAGCTGCTGCAAACCATGGAAAAATTGCACCTGATGATGAGAAAAAG GGGCTGGGTTGGGCTCAGTCGGTGGGTCTGATTCTGACACTCTCTGGAGGGGTGCTTCTGATCATTCTCTCAGCCTCAGTCGATGGCCATCTTGGTCCAACAAGGCCCGTCCACATCTTCAACTTCGGCGACTCCAACTCGGACACGGGTGGACTCGTCGCTGGACTCGGCTACTTCGTCAATCCCCCCAACGGACGTACCTTCTTCCGTAGATCAACCGGCCGCCTCTCCGACGGACGCCTCGTCATCGACCTCCTCT GCCAGAGTCTGAATGTGAGTCTTTTGAGCCCATACCTAGACTCTTTGGCAGGGTCCAGGTTCTCAAACGGGGCAAACTTTGCCATTGTCGGGTCCTCTACCCTCCCGAAGCGTgtccctttttctttgaatatTCAAGTCATGCAGTTCATCCACTTCAAGGCTACTGCAG GTTCAAAACATTTGATAAATGATGACGGTTTCCAGAAAGCACTGTACATGATCGATATCGGACAAAATGACCTTGCCGATTCATTCACTAAAAACCTTTCATACGCTCAAGTAACAAAGAGAATTCCTTCAGTTATTGCAGAAATCAAGAGTGCGGTTAAG GCTTTATATgatcaaggtggaaggaacTTTTGGATACACAACACTGGGCCGTTGGGTTGTCTCCCTCAAAAACTTTCATTAGTTGAGAATAAGGATTTGGATCCATATGGATGTCTTTCGAGTTACAATGCAGCTGCAAGATTGTTCAATGAAGCATTGCGCCATTTGTGCAATGGGATGAGATCTGAATTGAAGGATGCTGTGATAGTTTATGTAGATATATATGCCATCAAGTATGATCTCATTGCCAACTCCACCAAATACG GTTTCTCTAGGCCGCTAATGGCATGTTGTGGCAACGGAGGTCCTCCGTACAACTACAATGTCGGGCTGACCTGTGGTCATCCTGGCTCCCAGGTTTGCGACGAAGGATCTCTATTTGTGAACTGGGATGGAATTCATTACACAGAAGCCGCAAACACCATCGTGGCCTCAAAGATACTTTCGATGAATTTTTCCACACCACGCATTccatttgatttcttttgttgCAGTTAG
- the LOC117632273 gene encoding LOW QUALITY PROTEIN: WAT1-related protein At1g09380 (The sequence of the model RefSeq protein was modified relative to this genomic sequence to represent the inferred CDS: deleted 1 base in 1 codon): MAGYGDYLPFLAMVLVQMSYAGMNIISKLAIESDMNPLVLVAYRQVFATLSIAPFAYWMEWKTRPRITMPILFQTFLCSLTGATANQVFYFVGLKTSTPTIACALTNTLPAMTFILALIFRQESAKIKSKPGLSKVMGTVVCVSGAMLLSFYHGHIIGLGESKIHWAYAQRMGEQANSSSNGSSFVGPLCVIISTLGWAFWFIIQAKVGENFPAPYTSTTLMCLMASFECGIIAVIADHKVSAWSLKNPMRLISALYCGILGSALAFFLSSWSIQRKGPLYVSVFSPLLXIIVAISSWALLEEKLYLGTAIGSILIVCGLYLVLWGKNKETEVEKPTKETDTTKADHGKEYERNDLELQLQVHSKSDSDVMG, translated from the exons atgGCTGGCTATGGTGATTACTTGCCATTCTTGGCCATGGTGCTTGTCCAAATGAGCTATGCAGGAATGAACATCATTTCAAAGCTTGCTATCGAATCTGACATGAACCCTCTTGTTCTTGTTGCTTATCGCCAAGTTTTCGCCACCCTTTCCATTGCCCCCTTTGCTTATTGGATGGAATG GAAAACAAGACCCAGGATCACAATGCCTATTCTTTTCCAGACTTTTCTATGCTCTTTAACTGG GGCAACTGCAAATCaggttttctattttgttggtTTGAAGACTTCGACCCCAACCATTGCATGCGCATTGACCAATACACTTCCAGCAATGACGTTTATCCTTGCACTCATTTTCAG ACAAGAATCTGCAAAAATAAAGAGCAAACCAGGATTGTCCAAGGTGATGGGAACAGTTGTGTGTGTCTCTGGAGCCATGCTGCTTTCATTTTACCATGGACACATCATTGGCTTAGGTGAGTCCAAAATTCACTGGGCATATGCTCAGAGAATGGGAGAGCAGGCAAATTCCAGCTCCAATGGAAGTTCCTTTGTGGGCCCCCTTTGTGTAATCATAAGCACCTTAGGTTGGGCATTCTGGTTCATAATCCAA GCGAAAGTGGGGGAGAATTTTCCAGCTCCTTATACAAGCACCACATTGATGTGTTTGATGGCCAGCTTTGAGTGTGGGATCATTGCTGTGATTGCTGATCACAAAGTTTCTGCTTGGTCATTGAAAAATCCCATGCGGCTTATTTCAGCCCTCTATTGT GGAATTTTGGGTTCTGCACTAgctttcttcctctcttcctggAGTATTCAGAGAAAAGGCCCTCTTTACGTGTCGGTGTTCAGCCCCTTGCTC NTCATTATTGTGGCCATTTCAAGTTGGGCTCTGCTTGAGGAGAAATTATACCTTGGAAC TGCCATAGGGTCGATTTTGATCGTTTGCGGGCTCTATCTTGTTCTGTGGGGGAAAAACAAGGAGACGGAGGTTGAGAAGccaacaaaagaaacagaCACAACAAAGGCAGATCATGGCAAGGAGTATGAGAGAAACGACTTGGAACTGCAGCTGCAAGTGCACTCGAAAAGCGACAGTGACGTTATGGGATGA
- the LOC117630039 gene encoding ADP-ribosylation factor-like, translated as MGLSFTKLFSRLFAKKEMRILMVGLDAAGKTTILYKLKLGEIVTTIPTIGFNVETVEYKNISFTVWDVGGQDKIRPLWRHYFQNTQGLIFVVDSNDRDRVVEARDELHRMLNEDELRDAVLLVFANKQDLPNAMNAAEITDKLGLHSLRQRHWYIQSTCATSGEGLYEGLDWLSNNIANKA; from the exons ATGGGGTTATCTTTCACCAAGTTGTTCagtcgtctttttgctaaaaaagAAATGCGAATTCTTATGGTCGGTCTCGATGCTGCTGGTAAAACTACCATATTATACAAGCTTAAGCTCGGAGAGATCGTGACCACCATTCCAACAATTG GATTCAATGTTGAAACTGTGGAATATAAAAACATTAGCTTTACGGTTTGGGATGTTGGAGGCCAAGACAAG ATTCGACCTTTATGGAGACACTACTTCCAAAATACACAAGGGCTGATTTTCGTGGTTGATAGCAATGATCGTGATCGTGTTGTTGAGGCTAGGGATGAGCTGCATAGGATGTTGAATGAG GATGAGTTGAGGGATGCAGTGCTGCTTGTATTCGCTAACAAGCAAGATCTTCCAAATGCAATGAATGCTGCTGAGATCACTGACAAACTCGGTCTCCACTCTCTTCGTCAACGCCACTG GTACATCCAAAGTACATGTGCCACCTCTGGGGAAGGGCTCTATGAGGGTCTTGACTGGCTGTCCAACAATATAGCAAACAAG GCTTAA
- the LOC117632784 gene encoding vignain-like: MALLLSTNQGQSLCLASSLVLILAFFSSQAFSSRQLHGPAIISKSVKVAPNDHFRYENVTNLPSDVNFSSMGAVTPVKYQGKCGCGWAFAAVTAVEGLNKLKTGNLVSLSEQELVDCNVGLDNDGCRGGHFGYAFQYMIERNRSLATEADYTYQGVDGGSCKADDYNKTDASGAVTITDFENVPENDENALLKAVAYQPVSVAIDANAVEFQQYSGGVYGGPCGTDLTHAVTIVGYGTSDDGVKYWLIKNSWGEDWGERGYMRLQRDVLAKEGLCGIAREASYPIAA; this comes from the exons atggcTCTTCTGCTCAGCACAAACCAAGGCCAATCCCTCTGCTTGGCATCATCTCTTGTCCTCATTTTGGCCTTTTTCTCCTCCCAAGCATTTTCTAGTCGCCAACTTCATGGTCCAGCGATCATCTCCAAGTCAGTGAAAGTAGCTCCAAATGATCATTTTCGATATGAAAATGTCACTAACTTGCCATCTGATGTGAACTTTAGTTCAATGGGGGCTGTGACTCCTGTCAAGTACCAAGGGAAATGCG GGTGTGGCTGGGCGTTCGCAGCAGTGACAGCTGTAGAAGGGCTtaacaaactcaaaacagGGAATTTAGTTTCGCTATCGGAGCAAGAGCTTGTTGATTGTAACGTCGGTCTGGACAATGATGGTTGCCGTGGTGGTCACTTTGGTTATGCCTTCCAATACATGATCGAGCGCAACAGGAGCCTGGCAACTGAAGCTGATTACACCTACCAGGGTGTAGATGGAGGCAGTTGCAAGGCTGACGATTACAACAAGACTGATGCATCTGGTGCCGTAACCATAACCGACTTCGAAAATGTGCCCGAAAATGACGAAAATGCTCTGTTGAAGGCTGTTGCCTACCAGCCGGTTTCCGTTGCCATTGATGCCAATGCCGTTGAATTCCAGCAATATTCTGGCGGTGTATACGGTGGACCATGTGGTACAGACTTAACCCATGCTGTGACTATTGTTGGATACGGTACAAGTGATGATGGGGTTAAGTATTGGCTGATCAAGAATTCTTGGGGAGAAGACTGGGGGGAGAGGGGATACATGAGGTTGCAGAGAGACGTTCTTGCCAAGGAAGGACTCTGTGGCATTGCTAGGGAAGCTTCTTATCCAATTGCGGCGTGA